TAAAGACTTATCTTATTTCGATCATATCCATCCCGATTACAAGGGGAACGGGGAATTTGAGATTACCACCTCACTTCCAGCCGGCGGTGAATATAAGCTGATCGCGGATTATCTTCCGACCGGAGGAAGCAGTACAACCGAAACCGAATGGATTCGAATCGAAGGGGAAACGAAGCCTCCTGTTCCACTGCAGCCTAGTCCGAATCATGCCAAGAGTGTAGATGAAGTCGAAGTCACACTTGTAAATGATCATCCGCAGATCGGGCAGGACTTTGAATTGGTGTTTAAGCTGGCCGATGCGAATACGAAAAAGCCCATTACCGATCTAGAACCTTATCTAGGGGCGGTAGGCCATGTGGTGATTTTGAGTGAAGATACTGAGGAGTATCTCCATGTTCATCCCGTTGACGAGTTAGCGAAAGGTCCAGAAGCTCGTTTTGTAACGAATTTCCCCCATGCAGGAAAGTATAAAATCTGGGCGCAGTTTCAACGTGACGGTCAATTAATTACGGTACCCTTTGTGGTTCAAGTGAAATCATAAGGAGTGACAAATTGGATGTGTGCTGCCTTTATCATCCATACATTGCAGCAGTTCGGTTTTTAAATAGGCGATACCATGGGGCTTCTTCATTGAAGCCTCTTTTCTTTTTCATTTTTTTCGTTGCGTGCCACCCGCAATTTTTTGCGTGCAGAGGTTGATTTTTTGCGCGTTGAGAGTCCTTACAACGAAGTAAGATGTTATTGTAAATAAGATTTCTAAAGGAGCTGGATAAAATGTTAAAGTTACTATTTCGCTTTGTTGTTTATATTGGTATTTTCATCCTATTGGTTGGAGGAATTGGAACGTACGGGGAATTCCGCTCTCAGAAAAACTTCTATGGAAACATTCGCCAAGAAGCTGTTCCTTCCTTAGAGGGAATGCAAAAGCCTCAACATGATTCAGCGAAACCCACCGTTGCTGTCATTTTAGGGAACGGAACAACAGAAGGTCTTGACTTCACCATTCCTTATCAATTGTTTTCCATGACTGGAGCTTACAATGTTTATGCTGTGGCTGCAGACGATCAAGTGAAATCTTTAACCGGTGGCTTGGACGTGATGCCCCATTATTCGTTTCAACAATTAGATGGATTACTAGGTAAGAGCCCTGACATTATTGCCATCCCTTATATGACGAACGCAAAAAACGAAGAACTTGTTACCGACTGGATTCTAAAGCATCAAGATACGACATTATTAAGCATTTGTGCTGGAGCAGGTAATTTGGCAGCAACCGGATTATTAGATGGGAAGTTAGGGGCGACTCATTGGCAGACCATGGGGTATCTAACAAAGGAATTCCCTGAAGTGAAATGGCAAGAGGATAAACGATATGTAACGAATGGCGAAAACATGGTTTCCTCTGCAGGCATTTCATCAGGAATTGACGCCACGCTGTATGTCATCTCGAAAAAGCTAGGTGAGCCGGTGGCAGAGAAAGTGGCGAAGGAGATGAACTATCCTTCCTACCACTTCGTAAAGAATCCGACAGTAGACCCCTTTTACAAGGATTGGCGCTTCTCCACCTACGTATTGAACAATATGTTTCAGTGGAACAAAACAGAGGCTGGGGTGCTGCTTTATAACGGTGTGGAAGAAATGGCCTTGGCCTCCGTATTCGATATTTATTCAGACTCCGGAACGAGTGAGGTACATTCCATTACCAGTACGGATGCTCCCGTAGTTACAAAACACGGACTGAATTTAATTTCCAGATTTACAATGTCAGATGCACCCAAGCTAGATAAAATGATCGTTCCAGGAATGAAGGCAAGAACATTGGCAACAGATGAACTTCATCAATGGAACGAGGTAGAGAATACGAAAGAACTTCGCTTCGCCCACAGTGACTCTCCTGATCGTTTTATCTTTGAAGTTCAGCTAGAAGATTTAGCCAAACAAGAAGACATTCTAACCGCTAAACATGCGGTGAAACGACTCGAATATCGTGCGACGGATATCCATCTGGAAGGGAATGCGGTTCCGTTTGAAACTTACTTTAACCTTCTACTAACCGTGTTCGTTGCCTTATTGATTGCAAGTTATATCGATAGACGATTCATTTTAAAGAGAAACATGTCAAAACAGTCCATGTAAGGGACAATTGCCCTGGATTTCTTTTTCGAAAATGTGGAAGTGGTAAAATTAGAAAGGAGCCCGACTT
The Ammoniphilus sp. CFH 90114 genome window above contains:
- a CDS encoding DJ-1/PfpI family protein is translated as MLKLLFRFVVYIGIFILLVGGIGTYGEFRSQKNFYGNIRQEAVPSLEGMQKPQHDSAKPTVAVILGNGTTEGLDFTIPYQLFSMTGAYNVYAVAADDQVKSLTGGLDVMPHYSFQQLDGLLGKSPDIIAIPYMTNAKNEELVTDWILKHQDTTLLSICAGAGNLAATGLLDGKLGATHWQTMGYLTKEFPEVKWQEDKRYVTNGENMVSSAGISSGIDATLYVISKKLGEPVAEKVAKEMNYPSYHFVKNPTVDPFYKDWRFSTYVLNNMFQWNKTEAGVLLYNGVEEMALASVFDIYSDSGTSEVHSITSTDAPVVTKHGLNLISRFTMSDAPKLDKMIVPGMKARTLATDELHQWNEVENTKELRFAHSDSPDRFIFEVQLEDLAKQEDILTAKHAVKRLEYRATDIHLEGNAVPFETYFNLLLTVFVALLIASYIDRRFILKRNMSKQSM